The Antechinus flavipes isolate AdamAnt ecotype Samford, QLD, Australia chromosome 4, AdamAnt_v2, whole genome shotgun sequence genomic interval CCCACCTGCACGCCAATAGTGGACAGGACCGTGGCTGGGGGGAACATCTTACCCCCCTCCATTTTCCTCCTCAGTAGGATGAGGGGTATGAAGTCTGGGGTTTACCTTGAGTCCCTGAGCATGGAGGCCTTAGGTGGGCTGACCTGGTAAGCAGAGCCCAGGCTCTTACCCAGGATCCCTTGGCTCTTACCTGGGATCCCTTGGCTCTTACCCGAGATCCCTTGGCTCTTACCCGGGATCTCTTGGCTCTGACCCGGGATCCCTTGGCTCTGACCCAGGATCTCTCGGCTCTTACCCAGGATCCTTGGCTCTTACCTGGGATCCCTTGGCTCTTACCTGGGGATTTCTGTCAATGGCGGCTCCAGGCAGGCCAGGTGGAAGGCCCGGGGACACCCATCACAGCAGATCAGCTCCCCACCATCTCTACATACAGcacattcatcatcatttttctaAAGTGGAGGGACCAAAATGCCAGGGTGGGGCCAGCTCCATACTCTCCCTCCTTCATCACAGGTCTGAGTCGGAGACCCCAGTCTGATGGGGCCACCGGGCCATGGCAGGCGGCTGTTTCAGGGCTGCCCAGGCTAGCTCAGATGGTTTAAGGGGTCCATctcacctcctcccccacccGGTGAGCCACGTCCctgcttttcttctctcctgtGCCCACCAGCTTGCCTCAGTCCCTTCGGGGTCTTCCCAAAGCACAGTGAGCTGCTCACACAATCGTGTTAATGACGCATCCCCTCTGCCCCCCCACAggtcacagaatgtcagagtggGAAGGAACCTCCTTCCAAAAGGGGTCACCGGGTGACCCCCCAGCCTCCACTTGGAGGAGCCACTCACCTGCTTCTGATCACTCTGAGCCAGTTCTCAGTGTGGGAGGGTCTTTTCTGACATCCAGGCTAaagctccccacccccatcccctccaGGCCTCTGGCTCTGCCTTGGGAGGGAGTTAGGGGGCAAGAGGACAAAGCTGCTCCCTCTTTCCAATGCAGCCCCTCAGGTACTTAAAAATGGCCATCCATCCAAATTAAAGGCTGGGTCTCCTGGAGGATGGGTCTGAATTCTGTTAGTGGCTCCTACCTGGCCATTCCTCACACCTGAACTGCCCCCATTTCACCTCAGGCTGGGGCTGGTGGCCTGATGGTTGGAgctgggagaggagggggagaaggggcaggaagggaagggggatggAGTAAGCCTGTCTTTACCTGGTGGAGGTGCAGCTCTGGGGGCTGGGCTGGCCTGGCAGGCCCACCGCTCTGTTGGCTCAGCTGCAGCTCTGCTCTGCCCTGGAGGCGGAAAACCAGAGGGCCCTCACTCAGGGGAAGGGGCCCGAGCCGGTGCCCTCTGCTGTGGGCAAAGCTCCTCTGCAGCAGTTCTGGGAGGAGGCTCGCTGCAGAGGGAATGGAGATGAGCTAAGGGCTTCCAACGAGGCGTCAGAGGCCGCTCCTCGGGCCCAGAGCCAGGCGAGGAGCGTCGGAGGGAGGAGGCCCCCAGAGTCACCGTCTCCGGCCAGGGGTCCGGGGGTCAGGGAAGGGGGCAGTCCTGCAGCGGGACGACCACTGGGCCTGCCCCCAAGGCTTCCCAGCCCCTGACCAGCACCTCTGGGTCTCTCTGCTGGCTGGAGCCTCGCAGCAGGGCTGCCGTCGGGTGCCCAGTGCAGGCCAGAGGAAGATAAGCGCCTGCTTTAGGGGACCTCAACCTCCCTCCCTGCAGGCCTTACGTTTTGGGGAGCCTGGGTCGCTTTGGTTCGTGTTGGCGGCTTTGGGCTTCTTGTTTTGTTCTTCCCACTGGGCTCCTCAAACTTGCCTGGTGTGTAAAACTCTCCGCCAACTTGGATGCATTTCTTGGAGCCTCCTGGAAAAGGGGCCCTGGGGTCCGTCCTGGTGGACTGGAGGCTGCCCCTCCCCAGCTCTGCAGATGCTGCAAAGCCCTCAGTCCTCAGAGCAGCTCCCGGGGCCACGTGTCTGATGTAAAAAGCTGGGCCCCCTTCCCCTCCTGGGCTACAGAGGGTCTGGCCCCTTCAGCTGCTCTTTAGGCCCTGCCCCCCAGCATCAGCTACCTGACTCGAACACCTGTTTAATAAGGACCCCCTCCACTGCCCCGCAGGTGCCTGGGAGCTCGCTGGCGGCCACGGCCACAGCCCTCTGGACCGAAGCAGACACGCTCCGGATTCCTGTGGGGATGAGATAGGAAGACACTTTTCAGTCTGTGCTGCCCCGCCCTGCACCCCCTCCTCTGCGCTATGATATTCCTGTTCTCCATCCTCACGGCAACCTCCAGTCCCCTCCAACCTCATTTCTTGTCCCGCAATGGCTGCACTCCTCCCCAGCTGGATCCCTGCGTGAACCAGTTCATCCCCACCCACCTCTTCTCCAAATGTATCTACTACCGAATGAAGCTGCAGAAAATCGCAGAACCAGCCAGAACAATTGTATTTTACATGCTCTCTCCCATAAGGCTCTCCCTGCAGCGAGGCCATTCTTTTACACATTAATAACTCAGCACAGCcacttttctaaactttttcttccCCTGGACTCCCTCCCGTCACCTTTTCAGCTGAAAATTCACCTTATATCTACCCCCAAAGATTCACCAAGACCtgccctttctcccctttcttccccctctcacAACCTCAAcatcctcctccccctctcctttgtTCGCCTGTTGTGAGGAGTTAGCGGCCTGCACTCAGGCCAGCCTTTCCACAAGCAGGTTTAACCCCAAACtttgctaattttctttttgaagattCCCACTCTCTAAGCTGAAGCCTTCCCTCCTCTATGGCTCCTTCACAGCTGCTGCCTACAAACTCGCCCCATCGCCCTCTTCCTCCAAAAGCCCAACAGGACCCCCGCCTGCTCACTGCCAGCCTCTGTCCCCTCGCTCTTCATCACCTGGACTCCCCACAAAGCTGTCTACACCTtctacctcttctctcccttctccggCCTTTGCATCATGGCTGTATCTCAGTTATCAATTGAAATAGCTGTCCTCTAAATTACCCATaatctcagtctctctctttgtctgtctctctgtctctctctctctccttctctttctccctctccctctctctctgtctctctccctctccctctctctctctctgtttctgtctctctctttctttctctatctctcattgtctctctctctgtctgtctctctctgtctctgtctctctcttcaatCTCCCTGTaacttcctcctcccccatcctcATATAAACTGTCTGACCTTGGAACCTGACATAGATTGCATGACTCTGTGACTATCGCTGAATCTCTGAACCTCAAGATCCTTTTCTGTGAAATGGGCACAGTGAGGACCAaaggcagccctgtttgtaaagATCTTGGCAAACCAGAAGCTCCCTTGGCCATGTTGGTGATTTGGGTCAAGGGGCCCGAGGGGCTGCAAGGTCCCAGGGGCCACGGCCGTCTCCCAGGCCCTTGCTGCCTGTTCCCCCTCACCTGGTCCTGAAGGCAGGTTCCTCTGGAAGGAGGATTCCCACACCCAGGATGGGCCTGACCTGGTCCCGGGACAGGGGGTGGAGTCCCACAGGAACTCTTTGTGAGGGACACTTGGAAGAGGTTTTACTCACCGTTTCCCAGGGGGAAACGTGGGGGCTCTGAGTTCTCTGGCTTCCTGGGGGGCTTCACCTTGTGGGGGGGTCCTGAGTAGCGAGAAAAGAGTAAGCAGACTCCTAGGCAGATATTGGGCCTGATGGGAAAAGGTGGGAGGCAGTGGGACCCGAGCCCCCTAAGGCAGGATGTGTGCCCACAGAGGATGGGGAGCCAGGGCTGTGACGGGGCGGCTGGGCAGGCTGTGGAAGCGCCAGGAGCACTCAAGAAGTCTTCCTAGGACTCACCTGGGCTGGAAGCACCTCTCAGGGCCTGGGAGGCCGGCTGAGGGGCCTCCTTTTCTTCCAGGCCCTTCCGCTTCCCTGAGAGTCTGTAAGTACTTGAGACCTTCAGGCTGGCTGGGGGCCTCCTCCCCTTGTGGCCTCGGCTGAGGTCCACGTCTGCAAGACAGGGGGGCTTCCATGTGAGCAGGGCACGGGCAGGGCTCTTAGGGGGGCATTTCCCCTGGGGGACTTGGGGTCCCATGTGGTGATTTCTTCTGGCCCTTCATGTGCAGAGGAGGAAGCCGAGGCCCATGGAGGCGGGGCACCCGGGGCCGAGGTGGGGGCAAGCGGGCCCAGCCGAGGGCCGTTGGCTGGACGGTGGGACCCCAGACCACCCCCTCACCTTTGGGGAAACTGCTGTGGATGGCCTGTAACCTGCCATATCTCTCGAGGTTGTAGTCCTTGAACAACACCGCCCAGAAGGCGCGGATGGACGCCGAGTCCCTCCCCAGGAGCCAGCTGAGCAGGGCATGGAGTGCCTTGTGGCAGCCGTCCCTTTCTCCCAACCTCTGAGTCTCCTAAAGGGAAGCGGCCTGGCATGGGAGTGGGCACGGGAAGGTCGGGGCAGCTCTTGACCATCTCCCCTCTCCTGCAACCATTGGCTGAGAAATGACTTTGGAGGTCACTGAGGCAGCCCCTTCTGGGGACACTGGGCCCCAGAGAGGGAAGATGggccgcccctccccctcctttcccctctcccccttttccctttctctcccctttctcctgtctcctcccttttctcccttcctcttccccctccccttttcttccctcccccccgcTGGGGAGAGCCTGACTCCTGCCAGGAACCTCACAGGCTTGAGTGGGCAGCGGCTGCATCAGCACCATGGTGGATCCCCAAGCTCACCTTTCACAACGGGGGACGGGAGGGGTGAGGAGCAGCCTTCTCTCACAGGCTTTCGTCCAGCATCGGGGCACAAAGGGGCAGGAGACCTGCCGCCCCACAGCCGCAAGGAGGCCAATCGGCTCCTCTTACCTTGAACTTGTCCTCTGTGATGACGTCGTGATCGGCCAGGCCATGGAGCAGCGGGAAAGTGTCGTCCACCGCCATGGAGATCTCAGTTCGGTAGAGTTTCAGGAGCTGCCGGACGTCTGTCTCCCCTGAGGGTCTGTCTGAGCTGGACATCCTGAAGGGGGCCACTGGGGGGAAGGTGGGCAGCTCTCTGACCTGCTGGGCttctggagagagggagggagggagggagggaggaagagagaaacagagacagagagagagacagagagagagagagaaagaggagacagagagagagagagagacagagacagagagagacagagagagagagagaggagacagagagagagagagacagagacagagagagagagagagacagagagacagagacacagagagagagacagagacagagagagagagacagagacagagagagaagagagagacacagagtcacggagagagagagagacagacagaaagaaacacacacacacacacacacacacagagagagagaaacagagagagagagagagagagaagagagagagagagagacagagacagagagagacagagagagacagagacacagagagagagacagagacagagagagagagagacagagacagagagagaagagagagacacagagacacggagagagagagagagagagagagagagagagagagagagaaacagagagaaacagagagagacagagaaagagagagaagagagacagagagaaaaagagaggagagagagagaagagagacagaaacacagagaggagagagaggaaaaggaagctcCCCTCACCATTGGAGGGAAATAGGGTTCACATCCACCTCCCCAAGTTCGTTCTATTTCAcactctcccctcctctcctcctcccactCCCTGCCACCCTGCTGGACTCGGGATGTCCCCTGTGGGGATCagcttctctgtttctttttgtctcttcccgtctctgtctctcctctgttcACCTAGCCTTAGCTGGGCACAGGTGAGCTGGTTGACTCCTTCTTTCTCTGGTGAGACTGGGCAGCAGGGTCTTGTAAGCCAGGCAGGGTGCACCAGATGGCACCTAGGCTGCCCCCTCTTATACCCAGTTCCATTCACAGAAAGTATAGAAATACCCCCATCAAAGGGACAAATCAGGATCCCCAGGGGAGCTTCTGTATTTAGGGGTGTGactgagacttagagaaggtCCCAAGTATCCAGGACTAACCTGGGGGCTTTCCCAAGTCTCGCTTCTGAGGCCCCAGAGTGACGTGTACAATTCCACGCAAACAGGGATTGCTTAGTCAGCACCGCGACATCCTCGTGAGTAGGGGGTTGATCTGGATGAATTCACTTCCCCTTTGTACCCCCACCCCAGCCCTAGAGAGGGCCCAATTTCAGTCTGGGGAAAACCTAAATAGAGCTGGGAATGGGGGCTGCATTTTGGAGATTTCTCTGCCTGGGTCTGGCTCAGATCAAGGTCAGCCCCTATGGATGGATGCCTCTAGCTGGGCTCTGAAGGGGCTCTATCACCTTCTCCTTCCTAGGAGCCCTTCCCTTCCCATGAGCATCCCTGCCTTCCAGCTCCCACTTCAGACGAGCTTTTGGGGGAAATAAACAGACTTTTGTCCTGGCCACTTCTTTCCACAGTCAGTTCACGGATTCAGTCCTCCCACCGACCAGTTCTGTCAGGATCTAACACAGAATAGATGGAGCCCCCCTGAGCTAGATGGCTGAAATTCTACCTGGGCCCTAGCTACTCTCTCACTGTCTCCTTACTCACCACCCGGGTGAGTTATGAGTTACATTGTTCTGCCCACCCTAGGTCACTCTCCTTGGTAGAGGAGATCAAGGCGAATTAAGAGCTGAGCAGAACTATCTCctctccatcctcctcctcccccgGAACATGGATCCCATATCTCCTTTGAGGCTTCTCTGTCCTGTTAGAACCAGGACCATTCTTTTGATTGTTGCCTGTCTCAATTTTTATCTCCGAGAAATCAAAGTTGCTCGGTGAATTTCCAGGGCAGTCTTATCTGTCTCCTTAGATatccccccttttcttccttaattACATTTTTGGGGTACTTATGCtctcacgcacacacacacacacacccctaggATGTATCAGGGTTTTTGGCTTTATCAATAAAATTCAAGTCTTAGTCCTAAACCATTAAGGGAAGGTGGTTTCCTCAATCAATccatacacatttattaaatacctactgtatacCAAGTACTGTACtgagctctggggatacaaaaagaggcagaaaacagaagctcataatctaatgaggagaactatatatatatgcacattacAAGTTATatagagcataaaaaggagctaaTCACCAGAAAGAAGGTGCTGACATTAAGAAGGATTGGGGAAAGTTTCctgaaggaaagagaattttaatggagacttaaaggaagccaggaaggtcagtggttggagggaagagggagagtgtACAGACATTGGGAACAACCAGAAAAAACAGcaggagctgagagatggaggaTCTTACTCCTGTGCCAGCAAGGAAACCattgtcactggattgaagagtgtATGTCGGGGAGGAAAGTGGGGAGGAGACTGGAAAAATAAGAGGGGACTAGGTTATAAAGGGTTTTGaataggcagttaggtggcacagctgatagagttctgggcctggagtcagtaagacccgaattcaaatttggtctcagacgcTTATTAACTGAAGTTAATAAGTCATTTACTCTctacatgcctcagtttcctcatctgtaaaatggagataataatagaacttactTTGTAGGGTTGCTGTGAAGACCAGAtgaggaaatatttgtaaaaagttttttcctagtatttggtatatagtaggtgcttgataagtgcttgttttcttgcttttatgaGGAAAACTAGCCCACATGGATTGGATAAAGCCCCTGCCTCTGAAGGACTGAATTCCCTCTCACTGGAGCTCTGCAAACAGAGGCTGGATGAGCCCTTGTCAGGTATCTTGTAGAGATACCGGTGGGATTAGGAGgattctgaagttccttctacCTCTGAGATTCAATGACTGATGGACTCAATATCTGAGCACTTTAATTTCTCCTAAGGCTCCCTTGGATCACAGACACACTCAAGAGTATCcgttttgcttgttttctcatttctagagGACTTGTGCCCTTGGGGATGGTGGTGGGATTAGAGAGACATTGTTGCCCATGTGCTTCCCCTGGGGAAGGAAGCCCCCCAAGCGCCTGTAGAAAGGGGAGGAATTCTCCCTTTACCTGCTCTTCCACCCCATACATGCACTTCTTCTCCCCTGTCACTGCAATGTCCCTGACCTCTCAGATTCAGGTCATCTGGCCAACCTTGGATTTTAGACAATACTTTTCTTTCCTGTGCAATGGTAAATCTTTCCTCTCTACAATAATTGCCTCCCAGaactgtggagaaaaaaaaatgaatgaaggaaagggaggaaggaaggaagaaaagaaatgaaaaagaaaggaagagagaaagaaggcaaaaaggaagaaaaaagggagaaaaaagagggaaagaagagagaaaggaaaaaagggaaagagaaggaaggaaggaaaaaggaaagaaaaaaagaaagatttccaaCAAATGAGCCTCCCACCCTGCTTCCCTGAGTTGCTCAAGGTGATGCTCCCCTTGCCATAGAGGGCTGTGTACAGCAGACCCTACTGCCCTTGCCTAGGTTTGTTTAATGGTGTGAATATCAGGAGGTGTGAGAGCAGTCTCTAGTGGCTGGGATATGTGCTACAGCTCTCAAATGTGTGCAACGGTACAGGGCCCTGGATTCCCAAGAGGACGTTCGATGGCTATCTGTTTCTGGTTCTCGGATTGCCTGCCACCTTCCAAGTTTAACTAGCTTTGGGTTAATTAACGCTAATGGGGATAGCAGAACCTCAGGGACACCAGCAAAGGGAGAACAGGACCCGATGGCAGGGCtagatttcacatttttatttaaacataCACACTGGTTTTTGAAATCAGGAACACTTGATTGAATTTCATTTAACTGATGACTTCTTCAGTTCAGCCCTGATTCTACAAACTCGACTGGTGGCGAGGGTGTAATTCACCTGCCCACGGGAATCAGAAGCCCAAGGCCTCCCACTGGTTGGGTGTGATTAAGGTGGGCCACCTTCGGAGCTTCTGGACTTTCCGCAGAGTCTGAGGGGTTTTTTACTATTTAGCAAGGATGCTATGGAAACTGAATCCTATCCTTCAGTGGtcttcaaacttttgttctcaatatctttatcctattaaaaatgattgaggatctgtccaaagaggttttgtttttgtggtttatagttatagatgttgatcacattaaaaataaaaactaattatgaatttgtagactctctgaaaggatttcaaagatttccaggatgctctggaccagactttgagaaccactgcaggTGATCACACACAGGTTCTGGCCCTGATTCAGTTCAGAGCCCCAAAGTACCCAGAGATCCTGAGTGACCTAGCTCTTAGCCCCTGATTGAACCACCTGAGATTCCTCTGAGTGAGCGAGGAAGCTCTGTTCTTTTCCCACCGGACTGAATTCTTTTGGACTTTTCCTCCATATCCCTGTGTGTGTAGGtaccttcttcccctctccttttaagcttctttttatgtcttcccccattagattgtgagctctttgggggaagagactatctttcttttttgcatttacaACCCCAGTGCCCAGTGGTCTTTTTCcagttctcttcctcttcatcttcctccttctctttatctttcttttcctcctccttttcttcatctttctccttctcctcttgctcttggtctctttcctcctccttctccttctcctcctcctccttttctttctcctcctcctcctcctcctcctcctcctcctcctcctcctctcctcctcctcctcctcctcctcctctcctcttcctcctccctctccttgtcctcctcctcctcttcctcctcttcccctcttttttccttttttttttttttttttttttgaggggaggccATCAggattaatgacttgcccaggatcacacagctagtgcctgaggctggatttgaactcaggttctcctgccTGCAGagcccatgctctatccactgtagctcGTTGTAATTGTCTCTGTC includes:
- the AIRE gene encoding autoimmune regulator, whose translation is MSSSDRPSGETDVRQLLKLYRTEISMAVDDTFPLLHGLADHDVITEDKFKETQRLGERDGCHKALHALLSWLLGRDSASIRAFWAVLFKDYNLERYGRLQAIHSSFPKDVDLSRGHKGRRPPASLKVSSTYRLSGKRKGLEEKEAPQPASQALRGASSPGPPHKVKPPRKPENSEPPRFPLGNGIRSVSASVQRAVAVAASELPGTCGAVEGVLIKQVFESGGSKKCIQVGGEFYTPGKFEEPSGKNKTRSPKPPTRTKATQAPQNGRAELQLSQQSGGPARPAQPPELHLHQKNDDECAVCRDGGELICCDGCPRAFHLACLEPPLTEIPSGMWRCGCCIVGKVHQDGRHGDQRDIPSQTPALLGLRPARTQVKNPTQEPPPGLGATFTFKQPLPPASSPALMSALPLTSCQPLQSSGPERQQQQLSAEEQCGVCQGSKDVLHCAQCSGAFHWHCHFPADSNSTGGIVKCKLCSQAPVLLPGEDALSTSISALEPVKSTERQPSSRRAGQALGQAARVAWADVHFSAPQVSGEPSRTETILNKDELDSLLGENSFDGILQWAFQNMSRPLSEAQSFFS